gaatttaataagaaGACAACATCTTTAATTTTGCAGCGGAAACTTGACAaaatttctttatatacttttcagaagcattttactgtactttTCTACTTTCTGGAAAATCTAACACATTGGTGCAATTTTACCAGAAATTTACATCTTCAAATTGATCAAAATTCATTCAAATATGCTTCTGAAAATAAATACACTTCAAAACATCATTTACTATTCATTCTGGCCCGGCCTGCAGCAGCAGTAATCCGGCCTGCCTGAAGCCTGCTCGGCCCGAAGGCCCGCCCGCGCGTGCGCCTGCCTGAAGCCTGCTCGGCCCGAAGGCCTGCCCGCGCGTgcggcccagcagcagcagcagcgcgtggCGCTCATCCAGCCCGGCCTTTCTCCCTCGCGCGCGCGCTCTgccacccaggccgcaacgtgggcctgggccggcaaagcgccgCGGCCGCGCGCCCCCGCCTAGGCCGCGATGCAGCCCGCTAGATCCCGGCCGTCCGTCCGCATCCTACGGCCGAGCATGCATCTAGGGCGAACAAAATCGTCAGGGCGCCCGCGATGTGGAAACCCTAGCTTCATTTCCTTTTCCCCCTTTCTCTCTCGCGCGTCTCTCTCTCTCAGCAGCGCGACGCATCTCGAGCGACAGCGAGCCgcgccggaggagacgacgaagaCGGCGCCACCGCGGGCCCTCTTGCCGGCGAGCGCGCTCCCCATCGGGAGAGCGCGCCGCCGTCAAGCGGCTCCGTGTCGGCGCCCTGTACCCGTACCCGCGCGGATGCACCTCGGCGACGAACACCGGCGCGGTCCGGTCTTTCCCGCACGACAGCGGAGATGGCAGCGGTGAGGTAAGTCACCTGCCTTGcttttctttttccccttctGTGTTTCTCCTTTTCTACTCGGATCTGATTCGATTTGGGGACGGGGATGGAattggggttagggtttcggcaAGTTAGGGTTAGGGCCGATTCGATTCACTGTTCTTCTTTCTTTGTCTAGATCCGAACGGATCTAAACCGTTCTTTTCTTTGCTGTTCTTTTGATTCTCTTCCCACGTGAGGCAGTAGTGACGGCGGCGGGGAAGCCCTGGTAAGACTTCCCCCGGACCGTCTAAtttctttagggttagggttctttagGGTAATCCGAATCGAATTCGAAtccccttttttctttttctttctatcacccgattagggtttagggttcgatgaaccctctgtAATTCTTTTCTTTCGATTCGAACCGGATCTAACctatcttttcttttctaatcGTTTTCTAGCCCCTGACAAGATCCACGCCTAGataaaccggctctgataccattgttagtacTCTTTGGATCATCTAGGTGCGAATCCAGTGggtgagttcttttctatttGGGATAACTAGTGACTTAGAGAATCCTTCGGGAGTAGAAGACAGAGAGAGAgtaggagcatctgaccgtcTTAGGAGCTCCCTGCCTTCGCTGGTTCATCGATGAAGATCTGCACACGGCAGTGACGGTCGGAGTAGCGGTGAAGACCGTGGTGGCGcagtgcagtggcggcggcggtgcttcccgtcactggctgcgcccctctgttagatcggagtagggtttctaggtggggcgtacggctcagacgaacctcgtactgagagccgtcgaccccacctctatttaatgcgcagtgtgacggaggcccgccagccatagatggactgggcgcccccgatcagggcgcgaggtcaaggcccaagtggccgttgggccactgtggttgggagatcaaaccaacagAGCACATTGGACATGTGATTAGCCATTGGGATAAATCATACGTGTCTCCTTTCATTGTGGTCACGCTCACGCAGTCTGCGAGCGTACTCAGAAAACACCATTAGAAAACTATTCTGCTAGATCAAATGCATGATAAAAAATCAAAAACAATTTTCTTCTTCATAGAAGATACATAAATCTCATTATTGTTTGAGAAAGAAAATCGTTGTGTGATTTGATTCCTGTTGCGGCTCCCCATTATCCTAAGGTTCAGTCAAATTGATCCTGAATAGGGCAAGTTGTTGATTCCTTTTGTCCTAGGCCTTCTCCATTTTTTCTACACTATTGTTTGTGGTACATCAAATGGATCACGGTTACATTGTTAGTTCTTCAATAATGAAACTGGAAGATGCTGTCCAAAACCTTGCTTACCTTGCATGGGCCATGCATAAACTCACCCTTGAATTAGAGGGAACTACAAATAGGCAACATTTTGTTGGATAGAGTTGTGATTATGAATCAGGAGAAATGGAATCCACctccatactgtcatatttatCTGCAAATTAGTTTGCAATTTGCATTCACGATATTACATCTTGTGAATAGGGTGTATAACTTGCAACAATTTTATCCACAAAAACTTTTAACTTATTTGCACATGGTAGCAGGAGTGGATAAATATATTGCCATTTTCACTTCATTGAGAACATACTAGTAACTTTGCTGTGAGAGGAACTGGACATTGACTGGAAGTTGTCGGATTGAAGAGAGTTATATCTTTGACCTTTTATGTTCCGCTAACATGCTTACATTTCTTTCCGGAATCATCATTTCAGGTTACATCCCCTTTTGGAGACATTGTTCATAAGAAAGAAAAGGTTTCAATGGAGCAATTTGCATTTACCACAGCAGAAGCAGGGAACTACCTTGCCTGCTTCTCGATTGATGGTGAGGACAGAGGGTTAGTGGTGAAACTAAATCTTGATTGGAAAATTGGGATAGCTACTAGAGACTGGGATTCTGTTGCTAAAAAGGAAAAGATCGAGGTGAAGTATATGAAAATGAGGTGTTATACTGCCAGttgttgttttgttttattccCCTTCCATGTGACATCAAGTTTTATATTCAGGGAGTTGAACTGGAGTTACTCAAGCTAGAAGTTGCTGTCCAATCAATCCATGACAACCTGCTTCTTCTAAAATCCAAGTATGTGCATCCACTTATTTTCCTAGCTTCATGTTTTGGTTGTTCATGTACCTGGCTGATACCCAGGGTATAATAACAATCTATCTAACAAAAATGTTCTCGGTGCAGAGAAGCTAACATGAGGGATGTCAGTGAAAAGACGAATTCTAGGGTCACGTGGTTGAGCATGCTCTCTCTTAGTGTTTGCATAGCAGTCTCTGTTTTACAGTTGTGGCATCTACAACAGTACTTCCGAAAGAAGAAGCTCATCTAACTGATGTCCGTAATATAGTCCTCTGCAATAAGCCTATCTTTATGTTTTGTGTTTTTGCATACGAGATCTGATAGTTTGGCCGTCGAGTCTAGCAATTGTAAATAAACTGGTATAACAACCTGAAATCCCAAGTCAGATGACATGAGACTGCTGTTTTCCTTGTTCAACTTACTTTTGCAGCATgggaaacagtatttttttttccaTGTACAGCTCAGGGATACCTCTACTACAAACATCCAACCTCATGGTGCCACTGACCCTCTTGCCACAGCCACAAGAAAATCTCTGTAATCACTCTCAGGCAAGTTTTCTTGGATGTAGTCTGCAAGGTTCCTTCCATAACTACTCTTGAACGCTGATGTGATCTCATCTATACCGACATCATCACTGCCCAAGATAGCTCTTGTTACCATCCTTTTATCAGTTGCTGCAGACAGCATACTTCTCTGCAGTAACTGGAAATAAAGAATGAATTAGAACATGTACAAAACAGTCTGCTTTTTTATACTGATCCAAGGGTTTCCTGGATTTTATTACCTTGGAGTAATACTTGGAAGGGTTGTAGATGCACTTGACAACAACTCTCAGAGATTCTTCAAACTCACCAGACCCATTTGTCTTCAGTGCCTGCACGCATACACAATGTTGCAAGGTAGTCATAACAGAGTCGTTGAGCAGGGCTGCACGAGGTGGATGGCACTAAGTAGCTGACGAGTACACTTGCCTTGGTGTAGTCATGCCCATATATGTGCTTGTAGCTGCACAAGGCCAGCCTGAGCTGTGGGATGCTCCTCTTGCTGAACATCTCAAGGATCACAGCCTCGTCGACGACGGAGCTGGCACCACTGTTCTTCGTGTCGTGCAACCTCCTTGCGTCGCATTTGGCTACGTGCTGGCTGAGGTCGTCGTGGTGCGACCTGCGGGAGGCTGCGAGAGCCAGCAGCAGCTGTTGAAGCAAA
Above is a genomic segment from Miscanthus floridulus cultivar M001 chromosome 3, ASM1932011v1, whole genome shotgun sequence containing:
- the LOC136541999 gene encoding transmembrane emp24 domain-containing protein p24delta3-like → MARGGAWAAAAAVWWMAAGAGAVWLEIAPSGTKCVSEEIQSNVVVIGDYSVLYDHHHAHPTIAVKVTSPFGDIVHKKEKVSMEQFAFTTAEAGNYLACFSIDGEDRGLVVKLNLDWKIGIATRDWDSVAKKEKIEGVELELLKLEVAVQSIHDNLLLLKSKEANMRDVSEKTNSRVTWLSMLSLSVCIAVSVLQLWHLQQYFRKKKLI
- the LOC136541998 gene encoding annexin Gh1-like, with the protein product MPGIYTAARAGSGRARASPTESSLHRTLHSDGESPTMASAGSEEACREIRGACGTPRRLGLLLALRSPAERQQIRAAYRAMFGEDLAGTLHGTHNQEDELCKLLYLWALEPAERDAVVAREAVEGGVTVAGYRALVEVFTRRKQDQLFFTKQAYTARFRRNLDQDMVTEPSHPYQRLLLALAASRRSHHDDLSQHVAKCDARRLHDTKNSGASSVVDEAVILEMFSKRSIPQLRLALCSYKHIYGHDYTKALKTNGSGEFEESLRVVVKCIYNPSKYYSKLLQRSMLSAATDKRMVTRAILGSDDVGIDEITSAFKSSYGRNLADYIQENLPESDYRDFLVAVARGSVAP